The Globicephala melas chromosome X, mGloMel1.2, whole genome shotgun sequence genome contains the following window.
CTTGGCCCTTTGGGGCTGGGTCTCTATTTGGGTCCTTATCTTCTCCCGCCACCGCCTCAGACTCCCTTGCCCACCTGACCACGGATTTCTTCCCAGCGCCACTGTGCTTGGACTGTTTGGTTCCCGAAAGGACCAAGGTATAACTCTTGGGTCTCCCAGGCAGCGGAATACCAGAGACTGGGGGGAAGGTGGCCGGTTCCACGGGAGTTGCCGAGATTCGCTGCCCCCGGGAACGGAAGGTTCCCCCCAGGGCAAGTTTGGATGCTTCCCCGACGGATTTCTTCTCCTGGGCTCCGTTCTTCCTAGGAGTGACCTGCGGCAGGccacctgcagcagcagcagaaacagaagcagcagcagcagcagcagcagcagcagctcccgGGTAGCTGGGCTTGCTGCCCCCCTTGCCCCACAGCACGCTCTGCATTTTCTTAGGGGAAGAGATGCCCTGCTCTCCCACGCCCTGCCTTTCCACAACCGAAGAGAGTCCTCGCGGAGCCGAGGACAGGGAAGAGCCTGTCACGTGACGGTAATTCTCCCTGACTTGGAACTTCGAGTGTCTGGGAGTGTCCCCGGGATCCTCGGGTCTGCTGGGCTTGGCCTGGCCTCCTCCTCTGCGGTAAGTGCTCACCGTCATCAGCTGTGTCTCACTGAATTCATCTGAGGACTCGGAGTCGGACAGCAGCCAGGCCAGGCCTTCCGCGGAGCGCCGCTGGCGATCCGCAGCCACGTTCAACCTACGCTTAGTGCCTCTCTTAGGGTTCCCCAAGGCCCGGCCCGCTTCAGGCCCACCGAGGTGGAGAGGGCCGGCTGGAGCCGTCGGCGCCTCCCCACAGCTCTGGCCGGGCGCTCCTCGACCGCCGGGACCCGCCTCGAGGCGCAGTGTCCACACG
Protein-coding sequences here:
- the LOC132594465 gene encoding uncharacterized protein CXorf49 homolog, which translates into the protein MNGKEQKEARRDRDRDSGHRPSPRFRGRPGRDMSSPDEVYVWGRRVRPKVRERAGVRIAGPAVPPGPDPGPESGEPRSGKGGGGFPDPEGFQSKREMLEARGPVLWGREGGPGSPDEHTRDLLDLIDESEAANLQQLTDQDVLGVRRYPSPESSTTFKESTVWTLRLEAGPGGRGAPGQSCGEAPTAPAGPLHLGGPEAGRALGNPKRGTKRRLNVAADRQRRSAEGLAWLLSDSESSDEFSETQLMTVSTYRRGGGQAKPSRPEDPGDTPRHSKFQVRENYRHVTGSSLSSAPRGLSSVVERQGVGEQGISSPKKMQSVLWGKGGSKPSYPGAAAAAAAAAASVSAAAAGGLPQVTPRKNGAQEKKSVGEASKLALGGTFRSRGQRISATPVEPATFPPVSGIPLPGRPKSYTLVLSGTKQSKHSGAGKKSVVRWARESEAVAGEDKDPNRDPAPKGQLLTHRPGTSCLRMHRRKASSGDVNTRGPQDPGNSEPLALNQGEVMPRGPAPSAAIQYLADKLQTL